In Candidatus Vicinibacter proximus, the genomic stretch GGATTCCGGCTTTTTGCTTGCTTTGTTTTTTTGGACGGGAAGAAAAGCCGTTTAGTGTTTGATTTTCATCTTTATATTTTATCGGTTTTAATTGGCCAAATGAGTCAAGGACAAGAAACAGCATTAGAATAGTTACTGAAATTAATTTCACGATTTTCAAGATGTCTTTTACATTGAACATAACGCTTGTTCAAAATAAAAAAAAAATGAGTATTGTCAATTTTATCCTTAAAATAATGTCAGAATAAAGACAAATTTAGATGTAATAATAAGCCAATTAATTCAAATCCTTGCATTTCTAAATAAATAGAATTTTAAATCAGTTGTGAGGAAGTATATTTTGGACACCTATGGTGGCAATGTTTTTTTGCAACTATCAGGTTCTACCTTATTAGAGAGACTGCAAGTAGACTACTTACAAATTAAGTCATTGAGGTATTTATAAATCCCCCATAAGGTCTTCCATTTGCTATGTAAATCAGACAAGAAGTTACGAAATCTGTCAGGATTTAAAATTTGAATTATTAACAGGATGGAACTTGGCTTTTATAAAGCAAGTCAATAATCTAATAAACTAAAGTGTCAAATCATTCTACTTGATTCTTACCTAATTTTATTGAGTCTATCGAACAGTGATTGTGCTAAATTCAGGTGAGGCTAGGGTCCCGAATATTTGTTTAAAAATGATCTTTATATGCATTGTAAATTTTGGTAACAGTCCAACTTAAAGGTACTTTTTGACAAAATTCACTTGTGTTAGTAATCTTATGGATTTCTTGCAAACCAACAACTTGGGTTAGAATTTTTCCTAAATCTTAACTAAATCTAGTCCTGAAATTGCAAATCACTTAAAACTAATCAGGTTGTAAATAAAATTCAAAAGAAATTTCTTTTAAGATAAAAATTTTATTTATCTTTGAAAATTATAAATTTACCATTTGTAATAGTTTGAAAATTCAAATTGTACAAATGTAAAGGGGGCATATTGCGTACATTATACCCCGTAGAGTGAGTTTGTAATTTTGAATGTTTTTTAAGCCTTGGCATTTCAATTTTGAAAAGTTGAGTTTTTTTTGGAGTTGATGCAGACTTTTAGGGTGAAAGACGAAATAAAGTGCGGATATGCGTTAAAGATTAAAATTAAACCACTTGCCGCGTATTTTGAAAATTTGAATTAACCATGGAGGAATTGCAAGAAGAGCGACTGTAGAAGGCGGAATTTATAGTGAAGAAATAAATTGTTTTGGTAAAAATTGGTTTGGTTTTGATTTTTGACCTTGTTGAGCAAATATCCAGTGGTTTAGTTATTTTCGTAATAAAAAATCTAATATGGGGAACTTAATTTAAAATCCAATTGATTTATGAGTTATTATATGTTATTCTTGAATGTGCAAATAATCAAATCTGTATAAGTTTAAATAATTAGTCCGAAATGAAACATCTTTTGTTGCTACATATACTTGTTATTTTTAGTATTTACAATAATATTTTTTGCCAAAATCTGGTAATCATTCCAGATACTTTAAGTGGCAGTTTGATTAATCTGACTTTGGCTACTGGAATCAGAGAATTTTACAGTGGTAGTTTGACTAAAACATTAGGCTATAATGGTTCTTACCTTGGTAAAACTTTAATTTTATACAAAGGTCAAAAAGTAAAATTGAATGTATTTAATGGATTGCAAGAACCAACTTCTACTCATTGGCATGGTTTACATGTTGCACCTCATAATGATGGGTCACCTCATACTGTTATTGATCCAGGAACTTCATGGACTCCTGAGTTTACTGTAATGGATAAGGCAGGTACCTACTGGTATCACCCTCATTTACATGGAAGAACTCTAAAACAAGTGGTAAAAGGAGCTGCTGGTATGATTATTGTTAGGGATGAAGAAGAAGCCAATTTGGGTCTACCACGTACCTATGGGCTGGATGATATTCCTCTTATTTTCCAGTTTCAAACTTTTGACTTTGACAAGCAAATAGTAGAGAGTGATGCTGTAGACAATGCTATTTTAGTTAACGGAACCTTAAATGGCGAAATAGTTTGTCCGGCCCAAATGGTTAGGCTAAGATTGCTCAACGCTTCTAGCCATCGGATCTTCAGATTTGGTTTTGAGAATAATATGCCTTTCAGTCAAATTGCATCAGATGCGGGCTTACTTAATGTGCCTGTACAAATGACCAGGTTAAATCTTGGTTCGGGGGAACGAGCTGAAATAATTCTTGATTTGAGTGCACATCTGGGTAAGTCTATTAAATTGAAAACATTTGGCAATGAATTAAATGTAGGCTATCCCGGAGGACCAAATTTAATGGGGATGCAAGCAGGTCCACTGGATAATAAAACGAATGATATTCTTACAATAGTAGTTAGAGAGAAATTGGCAAATGCTATAACAACTATACCTCAACAACTTACGACTAACGAAATTTTGTCTCAAACAAATTCATCAAACCGGTCAATTAACTTTACTGCCCAACCTATGATGAGCATGGATAATTTTTATATTAACAATGCTAAATTTGATGCAGGTGTTATTAATTTTAAAACAAAACTTAATAATACAGAAATATGGACTATTTCCAATCAAACGATGATGGCACATCCATTTCATATTCATGGCAATCATTTTTACATATTATCTATTAACGGCCAACCACCACCCGAAAATATGAAAGGAAGAAAAGACGTTGTACTAGTGCCACCATTTAATGGGATTGTTAAGCTGATTACAATGTTCAAAGATTTTAGTGATGATATGATACCCTATATGTATCATTGTCATATCTTAAGTCATGAGGATAATGGAATGATGGGTCAATTTTTAGTCACTGATGTGCTTAGTAGGACAAATGAAGATAAGATAAACCAAAAAATTGGATTTGAAATTAGACCAAATCCTGCTTCTGAGATAATTTATTTAACCTCTAAAATTGAAACCGTGGCAAATGGGCATATTGTTGTTTTTAATAGCCAGGGTAAAATTGTTTATGACAAACCACATACTTTATTACCTGCAAAGATTATTAAAATAGACATAAATAATTGGGAAATAGGTAGTTATATTGTGTCCTTTAATTTCCAAAACCTAAAAGAAAGTATTGTGTTTATAAAGAAGTGAAAGATGTTATTTAGAATATGTGCCTAATTACTATATTATAATGATATTTCACAATATTCAGTATTCACCTTACGTTGCAACTTAACAGGCAATATGATTTTTAGAATTTTACATATCTACTTGGCTTTTAATCTGCTACTTTCATCCGTAGGAATATTAGGCTTTGAGCATATTTGTCAAAAAAAGGGAACATCTGTAGCTTTTATTTTTAATTCCCAAAGTTGTTGTTCCAAGAAAATACAATCAGTCTGTTGTGTAACGGATTGCACTCAAGGAAAGGCACTTCCTGAATGCTCCTTTAAAAAGAAGCCATGTTGTGAAGATAGAACACTCTTCAATAAACTTAAAGAAAATGCAATAACTCTAGCAAAGGTCAACTTATGTAAAGTTAAAATTCTTATTTTTAACGTTTCTGAAAGGCCCAATCCGCATAGAAATAGCTATATCGAATTAAAAATAAAAACTTTCAAATTTTATCTCCTTAATTCACTATTTCTCCCCTTGTCTGATCTAAGAGTCCTGTATATGTCTTTTCTTTGTTAGACTCTCTTATTCAACTGTGTCTGCTGATTTTTATATTGTTTACAATTTATTGTTGTATTGTATCACAATAAATTGGCGTAAACGCCTAATTGTACCTCTACCTTTTTTAAGTATTGTTTTATAAGTTTAAATGATAGGTTTATCAATAATGATATTATCATGGTTTTAAACTTAAAAAGTTAACTGACTTAATTAAGATTCAGATAAAGGCTACTTAAGATTGATGGTATATACAGCTTATCTGACCTAAAAAAGACAGGTAGAAAATTAGTATTGAATACTAAATAAACATTACTATAACTAGTGGTATAAGTTAAGATATGACTTCTACTGCTTAGATTTTTCTAACGTTAATAAGAGTTAATATTTCACTTTTAAAAATTAATCTAAATGAATATTGTAATTAAAAGTATAATAGTAGTTTTCTTCACACTATTTACTACTCAAATAGGTACTGCGCAAATTGAAAATTTTCAAATATTATTGTTCAAAGTTCACGGCAATTGTGGCATGTGCAAAAAGACTATTGAAAAAGCAGGAAATGTAAAAGGGGTCTCCAAAACTGAGTGGAATGTTGAAACTAAAGTGGCAACAATAACCATTGACACTACCAAAATTAGTTTTGGTGAAATTTTACAACGGATCGCAAATGCAGGTTATGACAATGATAAATTCCGGGCACCAGACGCTATTTATGGAAAACTTCCTGCTTGTTGCCAATATCCCAGGTTGTCAAAAAATGAATGAATTTGTTTGAAAATATTCATGGGTATACTATACATTTTACCTTTATTTTTCCTGTTGCAGATTGATGTATTACTTACAAATTTAATTGCCATTTTTCTCTTACAATTAAAATTAATACAAATTGAATTTTTGTGTTCATTATGTAAATTGGGAAGAGGAAAGATCCTTAGAAGTAAAGTTTCTTGCCATTTTTTCTTACCAATAAGTAGCGGAAAATTAATTGAGACATTAGGCGCTCAGGGAAATTGAATAGGAAGAAAAATGGTGAATGTGGAAAATACATCTAAATCAGTTACTGGAATGATTTATAGAGCAAGCATTGTAATTGGAGATGCAACACTCCAATGGTATTTTGAAATGTTTAAAAGACAGACCACTTATATGAAAATTGGATTGCCAAGATATCAATTATCACATTTGTATCTTCTTACTTTTTTGATAGTATTTAAGTCAGAATGTTTACTATTACTCAAACCTTCAATTAACAAGTCATGCGAGAGGTTATAAATCTAATTAATGCCGACGACAAAATATTTCGTCAAAGTAATGGTATTTCGATTCGTACTAACATAAAACATGTAAATATTGATCTTAATGAAGTCTTAAATTGTTTTTCACTAATGATTGATCAAAAGCAAACATTTATTTGGTCTGAAAGGCTTAAATCTCTTTTAACATATCTTTTTTTATTATTACCCATAAAATTCTGGAATTATTAAATTGTTCACCTGGTATAATTGCATAAGGAATGTAGACACTGAAATTGCAAAGGATAGATATCTGGCAGACATGCTACGTTTGATCTAAATAAAATATATTAATGAAAATTTTATAAATAAATCTATTATGAATAAATTAAAATTGCATGTAGTATTCAATTTAATATTAGCTGCAACATTATTGAGTTGTACTAAAATGAACGACTGCTGTCTTATATCAGCACGATTAGTCATTGAAAATTCATTATCATCACCTCTGGCTATTCCTATGGTAATGAATGCAACAAATGCTTCTTTTGCAGCGAAATCTAACATCGTGACTATTGGTGGGAACAAATTGAAAACCCTTTCTTATGGAAGTGGTGAAATATTAGGTCCGACCCTCACGATAAATCAAGGGGAAGAATTGAATATTGCATTTGAAAATCAGTTAACAGAGGCAACTAACATACATTGGCACGGTCTAGAGGTCCCTGCCGCGCAAGATGGATATCCTACCGATCTTATACAGGCAGGAAATTCATTTTCCTATAATTTTCGTATTACTAACAGGCCCGGTACATATTGGTATCATCCACACCCTGAAATGGCAACTGCAAGTCAGGCATATCAAGGATTAGCCGGTTTTTTTATTGTCACATCACCAGAAGAGCGAGCATTAAATTTACCTGGTGGAATCTATGACGTGCCATTAGTTATTCAAGATAAAAGATTGGCAGAAGGACTCAATTATAATCCTATTTCTGACGACCGGTCAATTGGTTTTTTTGGCGAATCAATTCTAGTCAATGGTACACCGAATCCAATGATGGAGGTAGAAACACAAACTTACAGACTCAGATTGTTAAATGGTTCTAATGCAAGAATATACAATTTTACTTTATCTAATGGGATGAAATTTAAGCTCATAGGAAGTGATGGCGGATTATTGGATGCTCCTGAGGAAGTATCAAATATCTTACTTTCACCCGGGGAGAGAGCAGAAGTACTAATAGGCTTTGGAAACTTGCCCATTGATTCTGAAATTTTTCTTGAGAGTGCAACTTTCGCAGGATCTGTTTCACAAGGTAGCCAAAGTTTTAAAATCATGAAATTTAAAATTACGAAAGTTGTTGACGACAATTTTATTGTTAAGCCATCATTAATGCAAATCCAAAAAATATCTGAATCATTGTCTGTTGCTTCCCGCAAATTTAATATTGGACACATGATGGCCCATGGTAATCATGGTGGGGTTAATCATCCGATAGATGGAAAGACTTTCAATCCAGGCCGAAGAGATGAGGTAGTCAAAAGTGGAAGTGTGGAAGTTTGGGAGTTTGACAATACAACAGGAACAGAAGTTCATCCGATGCATTTGCATGGACTTCAGTTTCAGGTTTTGAAAAGGACTGGAGGCAGAGGACAAATTCAGCCATGGGAGAAAGGATGGAAAGATACTGTGCTTGCCTTTCCAGGTGAAAAAGTAAGTATCATTATTCGTTTTCCTCAAAACAAGGGCAAATTTGTATTTCATTGCCATAATCTAGAACACTCTGATGCGGGAATGATGCTGAACTTTGAAATTCAATAACCATATTATTTTATATTTAAAATTATTTTAAAATGATTCAATTAAAATCTTTTATGTCGTTTCTTCTAATTGTCAGCTTGACTTTTACTTTCTGTAAAAAGGATGAGGAAACAGCCGTGGAAAATCTGACTGCAGAATGGAGCTCAACAGTAATTAAAATTGATGGAGTAGTGGCTCCATCGACAATTACAATTCTTTTGCATTTGCAGAGTACAAATCAGTATGAAATCTCTACAAATATTTCACCATTTACGCATCCTAAATCAGGTTCGTGGTCAGTGAATATAGCAGGTGACAAGTTGACCCTTGAGGGAAATGTCTGGACAATTCATCATCTTGATGGAAGCACAATGCGGATTTCGTCTGAGGTAGATGGTAGAGAAATCGAAATTGATTTTGCCAAATAATCAAGTTTTGCTGCCTAAAAAATTATTTTTTAGGCAGCAAATTAAATTGATAAATGCAACATTTTATAAGAAAAAATTAGATGAGCAAAAAAGAATTTTTAAAGAAAAGTGAAAATGTGAAATCTCATTGCTGCCAAATTGATATTTATATATTCTGTATTGATTCCATCTTAATTTTCAAAAATCTTAAAGGTGATACTTGTTGAATGATTACAGAAGCATTTATGTTTAAGAATATTAATATTAGAAATAAATAGTGTTGACTTTAAGTATTGAAAGGTCAGTCATGAATTCAAAAAGTGTACAAAACAAAGAAGGTAGTTAAGTAGAGTATAAATTTGATTGACTCAGAGCAAGTATGTAATATATAATAAAACTAGGTTCATAAAAATATCGGACTACAAAAGTGATAAAAGGTAAAATGAAGTGAATTTTAAACTAAAGACATAAGATAATGAATCGAAGCACCAAAAAAAATTGAAAAAATTGAGTTATCATTTAACATTGGAATTAAAGACTCAGAATAGATGCCAAGATTTGAAGCCAAATTCTGACGACACACTTTTTAATAATAATAATATAAATATTTTTAGAAATAGAAAAATTTGTATTATTGAAAATTATTTGATATCGTTTCTTTAAATTGATATTGATGATCCATTCCAACAATGGAGTTAAAATATATAGATCAAAAAAATGAAAAATAATAATAAAGTTCCATTTGTTCCTGCATTGGGTTATAGTTTTCTCAATTCATATTATGATTTAACTATAAAATTAACAATGCCGGAGAAAATATTCAGGACAAAACTAATTGAATATATTAATCCAATAGAGACTGACAATATTTTGGAGTTTGGATGCGGAACGGGTCAAAACTTAATTTATTTAAATTCTAAGGAACCGAAGGCCTTGGTATATGGTGTGGACATAGATTCTAATATTTTAAAAATTGCTGATTTAAAATTGCTAAAACTAAATATTTCAATACCATTGCTTTTATATGATGGAGTTAAATTACCATTTAGTGATAAATCCTTTGATAAAGTTTTTAGCTCTTTAGTTTTTCATCAGATAGATGCCGAAACTAAGATGCATTGTCTCAATGAATTGTATCGTGTACTAAAACCAAACGGCAAACTAGTCATTGGCGATTGGGGCATGCCAAAATCAAAATGGATGCGATTTTCATTTTTTGCAGTTCAATTATTGGATGGTTTCAAGACCACCAAAGATAATATAAACGGCTTAATGCCTCAATTCATTTCTGATGCTGGGTTCCAGAATGTTTCGGAAGTTGATTTCATCAATACAAACATTGGAACATACAGTTATTACTCAGCAGTTAAATCATCTAAACAATGAAAACATTTAATGCTTGTCTTACGATACCAGCTCAAAATTATTTAGCTCAGTAAAAAAAAATAAATTCAATGAAAATATTAATTCTGTTTTTTTCTCTTGCATTCACCTTTACAAGTACTTCTGTTAAGTCACAATTTTCAATAAGCGGAAATGTAACCTCTCAGTCGCTGTCCATTGTGAATGCACGTGTGACATTATTTAACACTGACACTTCATTTTTCAGAGAAGATAGAACCTTATCTTCAGGAAATTATCTTTTTTCAAATATCCCCACAGGTGCTTATACCCTCGGTGTTGCCAAACTAGATCATGAGTATTTTGATACGTTAATTTCACTGACCGCGTCGGTTGCAAATCTCCACATTACCTTATCCTCAGAATCAAATAAAGGGATGTGGGATGTAATTATGAACTCTCCAGAACGATTAGGTGGAACTGATTTAGGGATTTTGATGCCTAACGGAAACATTTATTATTGTCATGATACTGAAGACCCTTTCTATTTTGATCCAACGGCCAATGATACCATCTCAGTGGCAGGAGATACTGCTGTTCAAGGATGTGTTGGTCCAATATTATGCAATAATGGAGATTTATGGTTTTTTGGAGGAACTCTTCAAAATGTTTATGGACCTGGAACAAAGAAAGTCAAATCGTTTAACCCAAAGAATGCTAATTGGAAAATTCAAAAAAATATGTTTGATTATCGTTGGTATCCATCAGTTTCGCCTTTGCCTAATGGTAATATTTTAATTGCAGGTGGTGGAGGATTGAGTAATCCTTTACGTGTAAAAACATCTGAAGTTTACAATACACAAACAAGCACTTTTACACGCATAGATGATATTGCAATTGGAAATGAAGTTTCACCAATTCTGCCTTTACACAATGGCAAAACATTGATGACCCATCGCCCACCTCAGCTATTTGATCCAGTTACGAATGAATGGGATTTGGCAGGAGATTTTGTTCAAAGTAATCGCATGAGCAATGGTGATCATAGTGACCATGAGTTGGTTTTATTGTCAAACGGTAGTGTTTTGGCAATTGGATTCAAACCTTTCAATAACCCTCTCGGAACATTTGTTGAAATATATGATCCTTCATTAAATCAGTGGTCCTTGAAAAGCAGCATAAATCCGATTCGTTCACGTGCCAAAGCAGTAATTCTTCCTGATAAAAGAATTTTGGTGGCAAATGGTCAAAAGGAAGATGGCAGTAATCATACCCCTGTGAATCAATGGGGTTACATGAAACGAACTGATTTGTATAACTCAAATACAGATACTTGGAGGAATGTAGCAGATATGAATTATTTTCGTGAATATCATGCTATCATTACGTTGGTTCCAGATGGTAGATTAATTGCAGTGGGTGGCGAAGGACAGCCAGGTAATGAACCACCATTAAGCATTATTGAAGCATACAAACCTCCCTACTTGTTCAGAGGAGTACGTCCCGAAATTCATAACCTCAACAACACAGAATTTCCAAGAGGTGGCAAGATAAATTTTAATATTGCCAAAACTGACAGTATTACCGGTGTTCACTTGATGTCAAATGCAGTAAACACGCATTTTATGAATAGCAGCAGCAATCGATTTTTGGAACTTGCTTTTACGCAAAATGGCGGTAGCATTTCCGCATCTTTACCATCGGACAGTTTGTTGGTTCATGCCGGATTTTACATGCTCTTTGCTATGGTGGATGATATACCTTCTATGGCTAATATCATTCAGGTATTGGATAGCACCACCACAGTATTTACTGGTATGGAAGAGAATATAATTGAAAACACCTTAAGAATTTACCCCAATCCATTCGGTGAATTTATTTCAATTCAATCCACCATTCCGGTTGTAAAGGCAAAAATCACCAATATAACAGGAAGAGTGTTGCTGGCAATTGCTGCACAAAATATTCAACACATCAAAACTGAAAATTTAGACACCGGCTATTATTTATTGTCGGTGCAATTTGAAAACGGACAATCAACAACACGAAAAATAGTGAGGCATCAAAAATGAAATCAACATTTAATGCACGTAGAATTTTCAGAAAAATACTCCGATGGTTATTTTTAAAAAATTGCTGTCGCTAACCATTCAAGAAATGATAAAATTAATTACCTTATACTGCCTTTTTGCATCTGTCAACCTCATGGCACAGCAAATTCCCCCTTGTTGGTTTGATACCTACCAAAGGCAAAACCAAACCTTCATCCAATATGCCGAAAGCATTTTGCGTAATGCAATTAAATATCCTGTTAATCTAAATCGTACAGAAAACGCGATTAAATTAATTCCGGTGGTGGTTCATATTATTCATAACGGTGGAACAGAAAATATTTCCGACACTCAAGTTCAAAGTCAGATTGATGTATTGAATGAAGATTTCAAAAAATTGGCAGGAACTAACGGTGATGGAAATGGCGTTGACACCGAAATAGAATTTTGCCTCGCAAAAATGTCACCAGATGGAAATTGCACGAATGGTATTGTGCGGGTTCAATCCACTCTTACCAATCATCTTACCTATCAAAGAACCTTGCTTAAGCAATTAAGTTTTTGGGATAATACTCGTTACTTGAATATTTATGTGGTTAGATCCATAAATGGCGGCAGTGGAATTGCTGGCTACTCGTCTTTTCCGGGCGGTCCTGCAAGTGAAGATGGAATTGTTGTTCGCTACAATTACTTTGGAAGAACCGGAACCATAACAAACGGCACAAACGGCAGAACCACCACTCATGAAATTGCGCATTGGATGGGCTTGTATCACACTTTTAATAATGGTTGCGGCATCGACACTTGTACCGATGGCGATTATATATGTGATACACCACCTGCCGCAAATCCAAATTTTGGTTGCCCAATTGTAAACAGTTGCTCCAACGACTTTCCGGATGTAAACGACCAAATTGGTAACTACTGTGACTACTCCGATGATGGCTGCAAAAATATGTTTTCTGCCGGGCAAAAAGCAAAAATGGATGCAACCCTTAATACATTCAGAATGCAAATATGGAATTCTGCAAACATTACCTCAACCGGATGTGACTCCATTTTTAATCCGCCACCTACCTGTCCTCCTGTGGCTGATTTTACTACGCTCACTGAAAATATTTGTGTTGGTAGCAGCATTACATTTTACAATCGCTCACTGAATAATCCAACTGCATTTAACTGGAGCTTTCCGGGAGGAACACCTACTTCATCAACTGTTGCCAACCCTGTTGTTGTATATTCTTCGGCAGGTACTTATGATGTTAGTTTGATTGTTTCTGACGCCAAAGGTACCGATACATTGGTTTTGTTCAACTATGTCAATGTAACAACACCTTTAGTCGGATTGACATCATCATGGGGTGATGACTTTGAAAAAGGGATTTTCCCAAACAACGCATTAACCATTGACAATCCTGATGGAGGAATTTCCTGGGAGCGCACTACTGATGCATCTTTTGAAGGATTAGCATCTGCACGAATTCAAAATTTAATCAATACAAATTACGGTCAGTCTGATGCACTACAGCTTCCGCGTATTGATTGTACAACATTAGCTACACCAATAAAGCTTGGTTTCAAATGGGCGTATGCCCGTAGTGATGCTAATTATAGCGATGAACTCATTGTGCTTGTTTCCAGCGATTGTGGGACCACTTGGACGCAAAAATTTTACCGCACCGGAAATTCATTGGCATCAGGTCCTACCCAAAAAACTTTGTTTATTCCCACTAAATCTCAATGGAAGACTGCAAACATTGATCTTTCAAGTTACTCATCTTTCAGACATATTGACGTTAAAATTGTAAACGTGACCGATGGAGGAAATGCCCTTTACATCGATAGTTTAAAATTAGGTAATTTTGATTTTGGGACGCTCTCCAGTTCTATAATAGAAAGCAAAAAAATACCCAGTGTATTTATATTTCCAAATCCTGTAAATAATACCCTTATCGTAAGAATTGAAGATGACAAAGAGAAGAACTTTAGTGAAATTGAAATTGTTAATCTTCTCGGCAGTAAAATGTTACAATTTAGCAATCTTAACACATCTAATTTCTCAATTAATACAACTCAGCTTCCAACCGGTGTGTATATCCTTACTGCTAAATTTGGTAATAAATATTCTCAACTGAAATTTGTCAAAAAATGAATATGAAAAAATTAATCGTGATTATGTATTGTTGTATTGCTTTTATTATTTTTATTGCGAGTTCAACTTTAGTACAATCTCCCTGCGACAGCCCTTTAGTAGGTGGTCATACAGGAGCACCAGGAGAATACGGCTGTAATGGCTGTCATTCAGGAATCGTCAATACTGGCAAAGCAATTATTGATTTTAACATTGATGCAACCACCTATACTCCCGGACAAACCTATAAGGTTTTTGTCAGAATTCAGCATCCGAATTTTAATAAATCTGGTTTCTCGTGCCTTGCTTTAAAAAATACCAACAACACCACGATCGGTACATTTAATTTGATTGAGACTCAAAGAACGCGCATCTATTCAGATGGAAATAGAAATTACTTGAGTCATACACCTTGTGGGGCTGACAGTTTAGACAGTAATAGTTGGACTTTTAGTTGGACTGCGCCAAATACATATGTGGATACTATTACATTGTATATTGGCGCGTTAGTTGCCAATCATAATCACGCTACATCAGGCGATTTTAGCTATACGCGAAAACTTGTTCTGCCTTATCAGGCCGTAAATACTTTATCTGAAAATAGTAAATTTAAAGTGGGTATATTTCCAAATCCAATGTCAGATAAGCTTATTGTACAACCTACAGAAACAAATTCTACTTGCGATTTTCACATTATCACCCTTACTGGAAAATTAGTAATGAAGAAGAATAATTTTTCAGGAGGGGCGATTGATGTTTCACATTTATCGACTGGTACCTATTTAATTTATGTAAATTCTGGTAACAAATCTTTTTCATTTAAATTTATAAAACAATAGTCAATTATTTTAAACTTTAAAAACATATAATATGAAAAATCAAATGATTGCAATCGCAACAATTTTGTTAACAACTATTTTCATTGCTTC encodes the following:
- a CDS encoding class I SAM-dependent methyltransferase, translating into MKNNNKVPFVPALGYSFLNSYYDLTIKLTMPEKIFRTKLIEYINPIETDNILEFGCGTGQNLIYLNSKEPKALVYGVDIDSNILKIADLKLLKLNISIPLLLYDGVKLPFSDKSFDKVFSSLVFHQIDAETKMHCLNELYRVLKPNGKLVIGDWGMPKSKWMRFSFFAVQLLDGFKTTKDNINGLMPQFISDAGFQNVSEVDFINTNIGTYSYYSAVKSSKQ
- a CDS encoding multicopper oxidase domain-containing protein produces the protein MTKTLGYNGSYLGKTLILYKGQKVKLNVFNGLQEPTSTHWHGLHVAPHNDGSPHTVIDPGTSWTPEFTVMDKAGTYWYHPHLHGRTLKQVVKGAAGMIIVRDEEEANLGLPRTYGLDDIPLIFQFQTFDFDKQIVESDAVDNAILVNGTLNGEIVCPAQMVRLRLLNASSHRIFRFGFENNMPFSQIASDAGLLNVPVQMTRLNLGSGERAEIILDLSAHLGKSIKLKTFGNELNVGYPGGPNLMGMQAGPLDNKTNDILTIVVREKLANAITTIPQQLTTNEILSQTNSSNRSINFTAQPMMSMDNFYINNAKFDAGVINFKTKLNNTEIWTISNQTMMAHPFHIHGNHFYILSINGQPPPENMKGRKDVVLVPPFNGIVKLITMFKDFSDDMIPYMYHCHILSHEDNGMMGQFLVTDVLSRTNEDKINQKIGFEIRPNPASEIIYLTSKIETVANGHIVVFNSQGKIVYDKPHTLLPAKIIKIDINNWEIGSYIVSFNFQNLKESIVFIKK
- a CDS encoding heavy-metal-associated domain-containing protein; this encodes MNIVIKSIIVVFFTLFTTQIGTAQIENFQILLFKVHGNCGMCKKTIEKAGNVKGVSKTEWNVETKVATITIDTTKISFGEILQRIANAGYDNDKFRAPDAIYGKLPACCQYPRLSKNE
- a CDS encoding multicopper oxidase domain-containing protein; amino-acid sequence: MNKLKLHVVFNLILAATLLSCTKMNDCCLISARLVIENSLSSPLAIPMVMNATNASFAAKSNIVTIGGNKLKTLSYGSGEILGPTLTINQGEELNIAFENQLTEATNIHWHGLEVPAAQDGYPTDLIQAGNSFSYNFRITNRPGTYWYHPHPEMATASQAYQGLAGFFIVTSPEERALNLPGGIYDVPLVIQDKRLAEGLNYNPISDDRSIGFFGESILVNGTPNPMMEVETQTYRLRLLNGSNARIYNFTLSNGMKFKLIGSDGGLLDAPEEVSNILLSPGERAEVLIGFGNLPIDSEIFLESATFAGSVSQGSQSFKIMKFKITKVVDDNFIVKPSLMQIQKISESLSVASRKFNIGHMMAHGNHGGVNHPIDGKTFNPGRRDEVVKSGSVEVWEFDNTTGTEVHPMHLHGLQFQVLKRTGGRGQIQPWEKGWKDTVLAFPGEKVSIIIRFPQNKGKFVFHCHNLEHSDAGMMLNFEIQ
- a CDS encoding DUF1929 domain-containing protein, coding for MKILILFFSLAFTFTSTSVKSQFSISGNVTSQSLSIVNARVTLFNTDTSFFREDRTLSSGNYLFSNIPTGAYTLGVAKLDHEYFDTLISLTASVANLHITLSSESNKGMWDVIMNSPERLGGTDLGILMPNGNIYYCHDTEDPFYFDPTANDTISVAGDTAVQGCVGPILCNNGDLWFFGGTLQNVYGPGTKKVKSFNPKNANWKIQKNMFDYRWYPSVSPLPNGNILIAGGGGLSNPLRVKTSEVYNTQTSTFTRIDDIAIGNEVSPILPLHNGKTLMTHRPPQLFDPVTNEWDLAGDFVQSNRMSNGDHSDHELVLLSNGSVLAIGFKPFNNPLGTFVEIYDPSLNQWSLKSSINPIRSRAKAVILPDKRILVANGQKEDGSNHTPVNQWGYMKRTDLYNSNTDTWRNVADMNYFREYHAIITLVPDGRLIAVGGEGQPGNEPPLSIIEAYKPPYLFRGVRPEIHNLNNTEFPRGGKINFNIAKTDSITGVHLMSNAVNTHFMNSSSNRFLELAFTQNGGSISASLPSDSLLVHAGFYMLFAMVDDIPSMANIIQVLDSTTTVFTGMEENIIENTLRIYPNPFGEFISIQSTIPVVKAKITNITGRVLLAIAAQNIQHIKTENLDTGYYLLSVQFENGQSTTRKIVRHQK